A single Seriola aureovittata isolate HTS-2021-v1 ecotype China chromosome 19, ASM2101889v1, whole genome shotgun sequence DNA region contains:
- the rdh14b gene encoding retinol dehydrogenase 14b yields MSTAVLIAAVVGGGVLYVMRRLFPAQKAGKLLRYPSDTMRGKTVIVTGANCGIGKALAAELLKLRARVIMACRDQRSAEEAAQDIKKQAGPEQGEVVIKHLDLASFGSVRRFCEEINEEESKIDVLINNAGIFQCPYTKTEDGFEMQLGVNHLGHFLLTHLLLDLLKTSAPSRIVVVSSKLYKYGHINFDDLNSENNYNKAFCYSQSKLANLLFTLELARQLEGTEVTVNALTPGIVRTRLGRHVQISLLAKPLLYLASLIFFKSPLEGAQTPLYLACSPEVEGVSGKCFANCEEEELMAKATDEQAAKKLWDISSRMVGLTN; encoded by the exons ATGTCGACTGCGGTGCTAATTGCCGCTGTTGTCGGCGGAGGGGTCCTATACGTTATGCGCCGTTTGTTCCCCGCTCAGAAAGCCGGAAAGCTGCTCCGGTATCCATCCGACACCATGCGGGGAAAGACAGTCATCGTGACCGGGGCTAACTGCGGGATAGGCAAGGCCCTGGCCGCAGAGCTCCTGAAGCTCCGAGCCCGGGTCATCATGGCCTGTCGGGACCAGCGGAGCGCCGAGGAGGCAGCTCAGGACATTAAGAAACAAGCGGGACCAGAGCAGGGGGAGGTGGTCATCAAGCACCTGGACCTCGCCTCTTTTGGATCAGTACGAAGATTTTGTGAGGAAATTAATGAG GAGGAGTCCAAAATTGACGTGCTCATCAACAATGCAGGCATCTTCCAGTGTCCttacacaaagacagaggaTGGTTTTGAGATGCAGCTCGGTGTGAACCACCTGGGTCACTTCCTCCTCACTCACCTCCTGCTGGACCTCCTGAAGACTTCTGCTCCCAGCCGCATCGTTGTGGTTTCCTCTAAGCTTTACAAGTATGGCCACATCAACTTTGATGACCTGAACAGTGAAAATAACTACAACAAGGCCTTCTGCTACAGTCAGAGCAAGTTGGCCAACCTGCTGTTTACACTCGAACTGGCTCGTCAGCTGGAGGGCACAGAGGTCACAGTCAATGCTCTCACCCCGGGCATCGTAAGGACCAGACTAGGCAGGCATGTTCAAATCTCCCTCCTGGCAAAGCCGCTGTTATACCTCGCCTCACTGATCTTTTTTAAGAGTCCACTTGAGGGGGCCCAGACTCCTCTCTATCTGGCCTGCTCCCCAGAGGTGGAAGGAGTGTCAGGGAAGTGTTTCGCTAActgcgaggaggaggagctgatggCCAAAGCTACAGATGAGCAGGCAGCCAAGAAGCTGTGGGACATAAGCAGCAGGATGGTTGGACTCACTAACTAA